A genomic window from Halomonas sp. LR3S48 includes:
- a CDS encoding GntR family transcriptional regulator has translation MNSVAPEQPSPEVRTLAERVFHQLQDAIVRGELAPGSKITEPGLSKTYGISRGPLREAMRRLEAHRLIERVPHVGARVVKLSMKELLELFDVREALESMAARLAAEHMTRDEIAGLREVLAVHERQADLKSGEAYYQREGDLDFHYRIVLGSHNRMLMTMLCDDLYYLVRLYRTQFSASGTRPQRAFVEHHRIVDAIEAGDAELAELLMRRHVSASRANVADRYAEILKEQAEATA, from the coding sequence ATGAACTCAGTCGCCCCAGAACAACCCTCTCCCGAAGTTCGGACCCTGGCCGAGCGGGTCTTCCATCAGCTACAGGACGCCATCGTGCGTGGTGAGCTGGCGCCGGGGAGCAAGATCACAGAGCCGGGTCTGTCGAAGACCTATGGCATCTCCCGTGGTCCGCTGCGTGAAGCGATGCGCCGCCTGGAAGCCCATCGCCTGATCGAGCGAGTCCCACACGTGGGTGCCAGGGTGGTCAAGCTCTCGATGAAGGAGCTGCTGGAGCTCTTCGACGTTCGCGAGGCGTTGGAGAGCATGGCTGCACGGCTGGCCGCGGAGCATATGACCCGCGATGAAATCGCCGGGCTGCGAGAGGTGCTTGCTGTGCACGAGCGTCAAGCCGACCTCAAGAGTGGCGAGGCCTACTATCAGCGCGAGGGCGACCTGGATTTCCATTATCGCATCGTGCTGGGCAGCCACAATCGCATGTTGATGACCATGTTGTGCGACGACCTCTATTACCTGGTGCGACTCTATCGTACCCAATTCAGCGCCAGCGGCACCCGGCCCCAGCGCGCCTTCGTCGAACACCATCGCATCGTCGACGCCATCGAGGCGGGCGACGCCGAGCTGGCCGAACTGCTGATGCGCCGTCACGTCAGTGCCTCGCGGGCCAACGTGGCTGACCGCTACGCCGAGATTCTCAAAGAGCAGGCCGAGGCTACCGCTTGA
- the pabB gene encoding aminodeoxychorismate synthase component I, whose protein sequence is MTERLQISPLPYRDDPLAYFAPLRQRPGAVLLDSGKPAAPGGRYDIISCDPVSVLDVDGQGVIRIDDVVRDCRNPFMAQQALLDSLSLDLPDSDLPFLGGLIGYWGYDLGRSLEPVGESSRQVVALPASRIGLYDWALIQDHREQQSWLVATKDRRDQVLGWLQQPSSATQDFRLLSPFEGELDRSGYAERFAAVQDYIRAGDCYQINLAQRFSARYRGDLWPAYQRLRQATPTPFAGYMAWNAERGEQAILSLSPERFLHCRADGHVEARPIKGTRPRGSTAGEDARLADELAASLKDRAENVMIVDLLRNDLGRVCRPGSVRVPQLCGLESYANVHHLVSIVCGELAEGKRPLDLLAAAFPGGSITGAPKVRAMQIIDELEPSRRSVYCGSLGFVDVRGNMDTSIAIRTAVADGARIHLWGGGGLVADSVVEAEYIETLDKIRHLMSALADPKHDME, encoded by the coding sequence ATGACCGAAAGACTTCAAATCAGCCCTCTCCCCTACCGGGATGACCCACTCGCTTATTTCGCGCCCCTGCGCCAGCGCCCGGGGGCCGTCCTGCTCGATAGCGGCAAGCCTGCCGCGCCGGGCGGGCGCTACGACATCATCAGTTGCGATCCCGTGTCGGTACTGGATGTAGATGGACAGGGTGTCATTCGGATAGACGATGTGGTGCGCGACTGTCGCAACCCTTTCATGGCCCAACAGGCCCTGCTGGACAGCCTGTCGCTCGACCTCCCCGATAGCGACCTGCCTTTCCTGGGCGGCCTGATCGGCTATTGGGGCTATGACCTGGGCCGTTCCCTGGAACCCGTGGGAGAGTCGTCGCGCCAGGTCGTCGCCCTGCCTGCCAGCCGCATCGGACTGTACGACTGGGCCCTGATTCAGGATCACCGAGAGCAGCAAAGCTGGTTGGTGGCCACGAAAGATAGGCGCGACCAGGTGCTGGGTTGGCTGCAGCAACCCTCCTCGGCCACACAGGACTTTCGGCTCTTGTCACCTTTCGAGGGTGAACTCGATCGCAGCGGCTATGCCGAGCGTTTTGCTGCCGTGCAGGATTACATCCGTGCTGGCGACTGCTACCAGATCAACCTGGCACAGCGTTTCAGCGCGAGATATCGCGGCGACCTCTGGCCGGCCTATCAGCGCCTGCGCCAGGCCACTCCGACACCGTTCGCCGGCTATATGGCCTGGAACGCGGAACGAGGTGAGCAGGCCATCCTGTCGCTTTCGCCCGAGCGTTTCCTGCACTGTCGGGCCGACGGGCACGTCGAGGCCCGGCCAATCAAGGGCACTCGCCCGCGCGGCAGTACAGCCGGAGAGGACGCTCGCTTGGCCGATGAACTGGCCGCCAGTCTCAAGGATCGCGCTGAGAATGTGATGATCGTGGACCTGCTGCGCAATGACCTGGGCCGAGTGTGCCGCCCGGGTAGTGTCCGGGTGCCGCAGCTGTGCGGGCTGGAGAGCTATGCCAACGTACATCACCTGGTCAGCATCGTCTGCGGCGAACTGGCGGAAGGTAAACGCCCGCTGGATCTACTGGCCGCCGCCTTTCCAGGCGGCTCGATCACCGGTGCTCCCAAGGTGCGAGCGATGCAGATCATCGATGAGCTGGAGCCCAGCCGTCGCAGCGTCTACTGCGGCAGTCTGGGCTTCGTCGACGTGCGCGGCAACATGGATACCTCGATTGCCATTCGTACCGCCGTCGCCGATGGAGCGCGTATCCACCTGTGGGGAGGTGGCGGGTTGGTGGCCGATTCCGTTGTCGAGGCGGAGTACATCGAAACCTTGGATAAGATCCGACACCTGATGAGTGCGCTGGCAGATCCAAAGCATGACATGGAATAA
- a CDS encoding phosphoadenosine phosphosulfate reductase family protein produces the protein MAELDAINQELGNDPDSLIRWALEQGQRPIVTTNFRPFEAVILHMVTCQRPDIPVVWMDHGYNTDATYRFADELVKRLDLNLITYLPQRTRAHREAVDGPMPGIDDPRHEAFTREVKLEPFERALREMAPDVWFTALRAEDTPERARMAPLSKNADGLLKVSPLLGWSAKDMYQYLQRHDLPNEFDYFDPTKVEEKRECGLHLQH, from the coding sequence ATGGCAGAACTCGACGCAATCAATCAGGAACTCGGCAATGATCCCGATTCACTGATTCGCTGGGCCCTGGAGCAGGGCCAGCGCCCTATCGTCACCACCAACTTCCGCCCCTTCGAAGCCGTCATTCTGCACATGGTGACGTGCCAACGACCGGACATCCCCGTTGTGTGGATGGATCACGGCTACAATACCGATGCGACCTACCGGTTTGCCGATGAGCTGGTCAAGCGACTCGACCTGAACCTGATCACCTATCTGCCGCAGCGCACCCGGGCCCACCGCGAGGCCGTTGATGGCCCCATGCCGGGCATCGATGACCCGCGTCACGAAGCTTTCACGCGGGAGGTCAAGCTGGAACCGTTCGAACGGGCACTGCGCGAGATGGCACCGGACGTCTGGTTCACGGCGCTGCGCGCCGAGGATACCCCGGAGCGCGCCCGCATGGCGCCCCTCAGCAAGAACGCCGATGGCCTGCTCAAGGTCTCGCCGTTACTGGGCTGGAGTGCCAAGGACATGTACCAGTACCTGCAGCGGCACGACTTGCCCAACGAGTTCGACTACTTCGACCCCACCAAGGTGGAAGAGAAGCGGGAGTGTGGGCTGCATTTACAGCACTGA
- the cysB gene encoding HTH-type transcriptional regulator CysB, protein MKLQQLRYVWEVTRHNLNVSATAQSLFTSQPGISKQIRLLEDELGVEIFARSGKHLTRVTPAGESIVELAGQVLRLTDNIKQVAQEHSDERRGSLSIATTHTQARYALPPVIGEFTRKYPDVALHMQQGTPKQIAQMVSDGMADFAICTESLELFTDLILLPCYRWNRCVLVPRGHPLADGGELTLERLAEQPIVTYVFGFTGRSQLDDAFRAGGLTPNVVLTAADADVIKTYVRLGLGVGIVAHMAYDPELDEDLVALEAGHLFESSVTKIGIRRGTFMRGYMYDFVKGFAGHLERDLVDAALAAGPRHEAELFEEIVLPVR, encoded by the coding sequence ATGAAACTACAGCAGCTGCGCTATGTGTGGGAAGTGACCCGCCACAACCTCAACGTGTCGGCAACGGCCCAAAGTCTGTTCACGTCACAGCCCGGTATCTCCAAGCAGATTCGCTTGTTGGAAGATGAGCTGGGGGTTGAGATATTCGCTCGTAGTGGCAAGCATTTGACGCGAGTCACCCCGGCCGGGGAATCTATTGTCGAACTGGCTGGCCAAGTGCTGCGATTGACCGACAACATCAAGCAAGTGGCCCAGGAGCACAGTGATGAACGCCGGGGCAGCCTGTCGATCGCTACTACACATACTCAGGCTCGCTATGCCTTACCGCCTGTGATCGGTGAATTCACCCGCAAGTATCCCGATGTCGCCCTGCACATGCAGCAGGGCACGCCCAAACAGATCGCGCAGATGGTCAGCGATGGCATGGCCGATTTCGCCATCTGCACCGAGTCGCTGGAGCTGTTCACCGACCTGATATTGTTGCCCTGCTATCGCTGGAACCGCTGCGTGCTGGTGCCGCGCGGGCACCCCCTGGCCGATGGGGGCGAACTGACCCTCGAGCGATTGGCCGAGCAGCCGATCGTGACCTATGTGTTCGGCTTTACCGGACGCTCACAGCTCGATGACGCCTTCCGCGCCGGTGGGCTCACGCCGAATGTGGTGCTCACCGCTGCCGATGCCGACGTTATCAAGACGTACGTCAGGTTGGGGCTGGGAGTAGGGATCGTGGCACACATGGCTTACGACCCCGAGCTCGACGAGGACCTTGTCGCTCTCGAGGCAGGCCATCTATTCGAAAGCTCGGTGACCAAGATCGGCATCCGTCGCGGTACTTTCATGCGCGGCTACATGTACGACTTCGTCAAGGGGTTCGCTGGCCATCTCGAGCGCGACCTGGTCGATGCGGCGCTTGCCGCCGGGCCGCGGCATGAAGCCGAGCTGTTCGAGGAAATCGTCCTGCCAGTGCGTTAG
- the trxA gene encoding thioredoxin, with the protein MANNVDVTNANFEQEVLKAEQPVLLKFWAPWCGPCKVMAPVIDEVAEERSDNLKVVSINVDDAPEIAAEQGVRGVPTVMLFKSGSKVASLVGAQSKSQLVQFIDQNA; encoded by the coding sequence ATGGCCAATAACGTCGATGTCACCAATGCCAACTTCGAGCAGGAAGTCCTGAAGGCGGAACAACCCGTACTGCTGAAGTTCTGGGCCCCATGGTGCGGCCCCTGTAAGGTCATGGCCCCGGTGATCGACGAGGTTGCCGAAGAGCGTTCCGACAACCTCAAGGTGGTCAGCATCAATGTCGACGATGCCCCCGAGATCGCTGCCGAACAGGGTGTACGCGGCGTTCCCACCGTCATGCTGTTCAAGTCGGGCTCCAAGGTCGCTTCGCTGGTAGGCGCCCAGTCCAAGTCACAGCTGGTGCAGTTCATCGACCAGAACGCCTGA
- a CDS encoding AI-2E family transporter: protein MIYRDDNVRYGRPLTLTLALAALVVIIAGIRAGADLIIPILLGLFIAVICTSPVNWLHRLGLGLRLAVVVTLLVIGGFLSLVGLLAVNAFGTFIEALPGIEGRLYAQYLNLLDSMASMGLAINPDTLAGLVEVEDEGEWFSALLGGLGNLLMQSVVVALLVIFMLFETLNFRRKVAHALDHPEASLQRFHEFSQTLKRYLAVKTLVSLLTGVMAWFACLMTGVDFPLLWGLLAFALNYIPNIGSAIAAVPPVLLLLVSQDGGLFEAFGLAMAYLAINFILGNLVEPRLMGRALGLSAFVAFLSLVVWGWLLGVVGMLLSVVLTMTLKIALDSHPQTRWIAYLLGPGKRPFVDRVVVEEEEFLATDDESSLPSSKTQTPRREPGRSEG, encoded by the coding sequence ATGATTTACCGCGATGACAACGTGCGATACGGTCGCCCCCTCACCTTGACGCTGGCCTTGGCGGCGCTGGTCGTGATCATTGCGGGCATACGCGCTGGCGCCGACCTGATCATTCCTATACTGCTGGGTTTGTTCATCGCCGTGATCTGCACCTCTCCGGTGAACTGGCTCCACCGCCTGGGATTGGGACTACGCCTGGCGGTGGTGGTGACCCTGCTGGTGATCGGAGGCTTTCTTTCCCTGGTGGGGCTGCTGGCAGTCAATGCCTTCGGCACCTTCATCGAAGCGTTGCCAGGCATCGAGGGGCGGCTCTATGCGCAGTATCTCAACCTGCTCGACAGCATGGCCTCCATGGGTCTGGCGATCAACCCCGACACGCTGGCCGGCCTGGTCGAAGTCGAAGACGAGGGGGAGTGGTTCTCGGCTTTGCTGGGAGGGTTGGGCAATCTGCTGATGCAGAGCGTGGTGGTGGCACTGCTGGTCATCTTCATGCTGTTCGAAACGCTTAATTTCCGGCGCAAGGTGGCTCATGCGCTCGACCATCCAGAAGCCAGCCTGCAGCGTTTCCATGAGTTCAGCCAGACGCTCAAACGCTATCTCGCGGTCAAGACCCTCGTCAGCCTGCTTACGGGTGTCATGGCTTGGTTCGCCTGTCTGATGACTGGGGTGGACTTCCCCCTTCTCTGGGGTCTGCTGGCCTTCGCGCTCAATTACATCCCCAACATTGGTTCAGCCATAGCGGCCGTTCCGCCGGTCCTGCTCTTGCTGGTGTCTCAGGACGGCGGGCTGTTTGAAGCCTTTGGCCTGGCGATGGCCTACCTGGCCATCAATTTCATTCTCGGCAACCTGGTCGAGCCGCGCCTGATGGGGCGTGCGCTGGGACTATCCGCCTTCGTCGCCTTCCTCTCGCTGGTGGTCTGGGGCTGGCTGCTGGGTGTGGTCGGCATGCTGCTATCGGTCGTGCTGACCATGACCCTCAAGATCGCCTTGGACAGTCATCCTCAGACGCGTTGGATCGCCTATCTGCTGGGACCCGGCAAACGGCCGTTTGTCGATAGAGTGGTCGTGGAGGAGGAAGAGTTTCTTGCGACCGATGATGAATCGAGCCTGCCCTCCTCGAAAACGCAAACGCCCCGGCGGGAACCGGGGCGGAGCGAAGGTTGA
- a CDS encoding SIMPL domain-containing protein — protein MSSTPFRCLLLGGLLTAIPLTGAAAQADEPRARLDVQAEAQLDVVPDRATLSARLWERTPAIAPHEDDDTDPDALRQAHDRLEERAAALIRTLEEAGIERDDISAGSLSVQPEYVPAPRHSDNDSDMLMRTRLDRPFQVRVDDLERLPRLLDALTEAGVNAMDGISYDLADRDAATDEALVKALEKARHKAELMARTMDVSLGAVANISETRPPIYAPRMMAMSADARESGSQAEYRPGTIVIEAGVSVSWVIEN, from the coding sequence ATGTCCTCGACACCTTTTCGCTGCCTGCTGCTGGGCGGACTGCTGACCGCTATCCCGCTGACAGGAGCCGCTGCACAGGCCGACGAACCCCGCGCAAGGCTGGACGTGCAGGCCGAAGCACAACTCGATGTGGTGCCGGACCGCGCCACGCTCAGCGCCCGCCTATGGGAGCGTACGCCGGCCATAGCCCCCCATGAAGACGACGATACCGACCCCGACGCCCTGCGCCAGGCACATGATCGCCTGGAGGAGCGGGCCGCCGCCTTGATTCGAACACTGGAAGAGGCTGGCATCGAGCGCGACGACATCAGCGCGGGCTCACTCAGCGTCCAGCCGGAATACGTACCCGCCCCGCGGCACAGTGACAACGACAGCGACATGCTGATGCGCACGCGACTGGATCGGCCTTTCCAGGTTCGTGTCGATGACCTGGAGCGCCTGCCGCGGCTACTCGACGCCCTGACGGAAGCTGGTGTCAACGCTATGGATGGCATCAGCTACGATCTGGCTGATCGCGATGCCGCTACTGACGAGGCGCTGGTTAAAGCATTGGAGAAGGCGCGCCACAAGGCCGAACTGATGGCGCGCACCATGGACGTTTCGCTCGGTGCCGTGGCCAACATCAGCGAGACGCGCCCCCCCATCTATGCGCCTCGCATGATGGCGATGAGCGCCGACGCCCGGGAGAGCGGCTCTCAAGCCGAATACCGCCCCGGAACGATCGTCATCGAGGCGGGCGTCAGCGTCAGTTGGGTGATCGAGAATTGA
- the serS gene encoding serine--tRNA ligase, producing the protein MLDPKLLRSDLDAVAQRLAKRGFTLDTERLETLESRRRELQTETENLQNERNTRSKAIGKAKAAGENIQPLLDEVSDLGDRLDAAKRQLAEVQEEWEALASGIPNLPHDSVPEGESEEDNVELHRWGTPRDYDFEVRDHVDLGGLKGELDFELAAKLTGSRFAVMRGGIARLHRALTQFMLDKQTLEHGYEECYVPYMVNEASLYGTGQLPKFGEDLFRLDDERSYHLIPTAEVPLTNFARDEILDYKVLPLKLTAHTPCFRSEAGSHGRDTRGMIRQHQFDKVEMVQLVEPETSYAALEEMRGHAEAILQALELPYRVVTLCTGDMGFGAAKTYDLEVWLPSQSTYREISSVSNCEDFQARRMQARFRHPEQKKPQLLHTLNGSGLAVGRCLIAVMENHQNADGSITVPEVLRPYLGGIDAINSRSPN; encoded by the coding sequence ATGCTCGATCCCAAACTGCTGCGCAGCGACCTCGATGCGGTCGCCCAACGACTGGCCAAGCGAGGCTTCACCCTCGATACCGAGCGGCTCGAGACGCTGGAGTCCCGGCGTCGCGAACTGCAGACCGAAACCGAGAACCTGCAGAATGAGCGCAATACCCGCTCCAAGGCGATCGGCAAGGCCAAGGCCGCAGGCGAGAACATCCAGCCGCTGCTCGATGAGGTGAGCGATCTCGGCGACCGCCTGGATGCTGCCAAGCGTCAGCTGGCCGAGGTGCAGGAAGAGTGGGAGGCGCTGGCAAGCGGCATTCCCAACCTGCCCCACGACAGCGTGCCGGAAGGTGAGAGCGAAGAGGACAACGTCGAGCTGCATCGCTGGGGCACGCCGCGAGACTACGACTTCGAGGTCCGCGACCATGTCGACCTCGGTGGCCTCAAGGGTGAGCTGGACTTCGAACTCGCGGCCAAGCTGACCGGCTCGCGTTTCGCGGTGATGCGCGGCGGGATCGCGCGTCTGCACCGGGCGCTGACACAGTTCATGCTCGACAAGCAGACCCTCGAGCACGGCTACGAAGAGTGCTACGTCCCCTACATGGTCAACGAGGCCTCGCTGTACGGCACCGGCCAGCTACCCAAGTTCGGCGAGGACCTGTTCCGGTTGGACGACGAGCGTAGCTATCACCTGATCCCCACCGCCGAGGTGCCACTGACCAACTTCGCTCGCGACGAGATCCTCGACTACAAGGTGCTGCCGCTCAAGCTCACCGCCCATACGCCGTGCTTTCGCAGCGAGGCGGGCTCCCACGGCCGCGATACCCGCGGCATGATCCGTCAGCACCAGTTCGACAAGGTGGAAATGGTGCAGTTGGTCGAGCCTGAGACGAGCTATGCCGCCTTGGAGGAGATGCGCGGCCACGCCGAGGCGATCCTGCAGGCGCTGGAGCTGCCGTATCGGGTGGTGACGCTGTGTACTGGCGACATGGGGTTCGGTGCTGCGAAAACCTACGACCTGGAAGTGTGGCTGCCGAGCCAGTCCACTTACCGGGAGATCTCCTCGGTGTCCAACTGCGAGGATTTCCAGGCGAGACGCATGCAGGCGCGCTTCCGCCATCCCGAGCAGAAGAAGCCGCAACTGCTGCATACCCTCAACGGCTCGGGCCTGGCGGTGGGGCGCTGCCTCATCGCGGTGATGGAGAATCATCAGAACGCCGATGGCTCCATCACCGTACCCGAGGTGTTGCGGCCTTACCTGGGCGGAATCGACGCCATCAATTCTCGATCACCCAACTGA
- a CDS encoding FAD-binding and (Fe-S)-binding domain-containing protein, translating into MIARLDTTASSATAALGAHYLRFLEALKASGFEGEIAPDYASRTVLATDNSIYQRLPQAALFPRHAEDLERIARLAGDAAHRRVVLTPRGGGTGTNGQSLTDGLVVDVSRHMNRILDIDVENRRVRVQAGVVKDQLNAALKPHGLFFAPDLSTSNRATLGGMISTDASGQGSCEYGKTRDHVLELDSVLLGGERLRSRPVDDAELETLCHHSGTIGNAYRTAREIIDTQRKLIATKFPPLNRCLTGYDLAHLRDEQGRLNLNSLLCGSEGSLGFLNEAVLNVLPIPKHSTLVNVRYAGFMDALRDAKALMGASQDTPQAPRPTSIETVDDKVLLLAMEDFVWDSVAEFFPGEAAADAGEGNTTTAERQAVAIRGINLIEFNDDDPERLAERVAAFCHHLEADDSVQRLGYTLADGRDQIQKVYAMRKRAVGLLGNARVDAKGEKRPIPFVEDTAVPPEHLADFISEFRAALDARGLSYGMFGHVDAGVLHVRPAIDMKDPAQERLIREISDEVAELTLRYGGLLWGEHGKGVRSEYAPRFFGELYPSLQQVKAAFDPHNQLNPGKIATPLPSSPPTDTVGSPSEAVEAQAVKLVDPGLLTIDGVPTRGQLDRQIDEHAWQAHAATVYCNGNGACYNYDPDDAMCPSWKATRDRIHSPKGRASLVREWLRLQGNTGVDLIEETRQQREQDAWGFLKHLPMRVRNTWKRREEPDFSHEVYEAMAGCLACKSCAGQCPVKVNVPDSRSQFLEIYHGRYLRPLRDYLIGGMEFFVPYLAYVAPLYNAALGQRWVDQLLSGPIGLVDSPRLSRARLAKQLRTWGIAEATPISLGLLSEAQKARSVVIVQDAFTSHFEAERVMDIVELLARLDMKVFVAPYSPNGKPLHVQGFLGAFERTAEKQARRLRALAEFGVPLVGIDPAMTLTYRQEYVKALGPAAVPEVLMLQEWLAAQGQRLVPPVLAQQLGQLDDPGFRLLSHCTEKTNAPGSPKAWQQVFAAFGFELELLSTGCCGMSGTYGHEARNVEISKTIYAQSWQPVVESEANQGRLLATGYSCRSQAKRLSDQALPHPLQGLLAHLRQLSW; encoded by the coding sequence ATGATTGCACGCCTGGACACCACCGCATCGAGTGCCACCGCCGCCCTCGGCGCCCATTATCTGCGTTTTCTCGAAGCCTTGAAGGCCTCCGGTTTCGAAGGCGAGATCGCCCCGGACTACGCCAGCCGCACGGTGCTGGCCACCGACAACTCGATCTATCAGCGCCTGCCCCAGGCCGCCCTGTTCCCGCGTCACGCCGAGGACCTCGAGCGAATTGCCCGCCTGGCCGGCGACGCGGCGCATCGCCGAGTGGTACTGACGCCCCGCGGCGGCGGCACCGGCACCAACGGTCAGTCGCTCACCGACGGCCTGGTGGTGGACGTTTCGCGCCATATGAACCGGATTCTCGATATCGACGTCGAGAACCGCCGCGTGCGGGTGCAGGCCGGGGTGGTCAAGGATCAGCTCAACGCCGCCCTGAAGCCCCATGGGCTGTTCTTCGCCCCCGACCTCTCCACCTCCAATCGCGCCACCCTCGGCGGCATGATCTCCACCGATGCCAGCGGCCAGGGCAGCTGCGAGTACGGCAAGACCCGCGATCATGTGCTCGAGCTCGACAGCGTGCTGCTTGGCGGCGAGCGCTTGAGGAGCCGGCCAGTGGACGATGCCGAGCTGGAGACGCTGTGCCACCATAGCGGCACGATCGGCAACGCCTATCGCACCGCCCGGGAGATCATCGATACCCAGCGCAAGCTGATCGCCACAAAGTTTCCACCGCTCAACCGCTGCCTGACCGGCTACGACCTGGCGCACTTGCGGGATGAGCAAGGCCGACTCAACCTCAACAGCCTGCTGTGCGGCTCCGAGGGCTCGCTCGGTTTTCTCAACGAGGCGGTGCTCAACGTCCTGCCGATTCCCAAGCACTCGACCCTGGTCAACGTGCGCTATGCCGGCTTCATGGACGCCCTGCGCGACGCCAAGGCGCTGATGGGCGCTTCACAGGACACGCCACAGGCGCCGCGCCCCACCTCGATCGAGACGGTGGACGACAAGGTGCTGCTGCTGGCCATGGAGGATTTCGTCTGGGACAGCGTAGCGGAATTCTTTCCCGGCGAGGCAGCCGCCGACGCGGGCGAGGGCAATACCACCACCGCCGAGCGACAGGCAGTGGCGATCCGTGGCATCAACCTGATCGAGTTCAACGATGACGATCCCGAGCGGCTCGCCGAGCGGGTGGCGGCCTTCTGCCACCACCTCGAGGCGGACGACAGCGTACAGCGCCTCGGCTACACCCTGGCCGACGGTCGCGACCAGATTCAGAAGGTCTACGCCATGCGCAAGCGCGCCGTGGGGCTGCTCGGCAATGCCAGGGTCGATGCCAAGGGCGAGAAGCGCCCGATTCCCTTCGTCGAGGATACCGCGGTACCACCGGAGCACCTGGCCGACTTCATCAGTGAGTTCCGCGCCGCGCTGGATGCCCGCGGGCTCAGCTACGGCATGTTCGGCCATGTGGATGCCGGCGTGCTGCACGTGCGCCCGGCCATCGACATGAAGGATCCGGCGCAGGAGCGGCTGATCCGAGAGATTTCCGACGAGGTCGCCGAGCTGACTCTGCGCTACGGCGGGCTGCTGTGGGGTGAGCACGGCAAGGGCGTTCGCTCCGAATACGCCCCCAGGTTCTTCGGCGAGCTCTATCCCAGCCTGCAGCAGGTCAAGGCGGCCTTCGACCCGCACAACCAGTTGAACCCGGGCAAGATCGCGACGCCGCTGCCCTCTTCCCCCCCAACCGACACCGTAGGGAGTCCGTCCGAAGCGGTTGAGGCGCAAGCGGTCAAACTGGTCGACCCCGGCCTGCTGACCATCGATGGGGTGCCCACCCGCGGCCAGCTCGACCGCCAGATCGACGAGCACGCGTGGCAGGCCCACGCCGCCACGGTCTACTGCAACGGCAACGGCGCCTGCTACAACTACGATCCCGATGACGCCATGTGCCCGTCGTGGAAGGCCACCCGCGACCGCATCCACTCGCCCAAGGGGCGCGCCAGCCTCGTCCGCGAGTGGCTGCGCCTGCAGGGCAACACCGGGGTCGATCTGATCGAGGAAACCCGCCAGCAGCGCGAGCAAGACGCCTGGGGCTTCTTGAAGCACCTCCCCATGCGGGTGCGCAACACCTGGAAGCGTCGCGAAGAGCCCGACTTCTCCCACGAGGTGTACGAAGCCATGGCCGGCTGCCTGGCTTGCAAGTCCTGTGCCGGCCAGTGCCCGGTGAAGGTCAACGTGCCGGATTCGCGCTCGCAGTTCCTCGAGATCTACCATGGCCGCTACCTGCGCCCGCTACGCGACTACCTGATCGGCGGCATGGAGTTCTTCGTGCCGTACCTCGCCTACGTCGCACCGCTCTACAATGCCGCACTGGGCCAGCGCTGGGTGGATCAGCTGCTGTCAGGCCCCATCGGGCTGGTCGACAGCCCACGACTCTCGCGCGCGCGGCTGGCCAAGCAGCTGCGCACCTGGGGCATCGCCGAGGCCACGCCGATCTCGCTGGGCCTGCTCAGCGAGGCGCAGAAGGCCCGAAGCGTAGTCATCGTCCAAGATGCCTTCACCAGCCACTTCGAGGCCGAACGGGTGATGGACATCGTCGAGCTGCTCGCGCGCCTCGACATGAAGGTGTTCGTCGCGCCCTACTCGCCCAACGGCAAGCCGCTGCACGTGCAGGGCTTCCTCGGCGCCTTCGAACGCACCGCCGAGAAGCAGGCACGCCGCCTGCGCGCCCTGGCCGAATTCGGCGTGCCGCTGGTGGGCATCGACCCGGCCATGACCCTGACCTATCGCCAGGAGTACGTGAAGGCGCTGGGACCCGCCGCCGTCCCCGAGGTGCTGATGCTGCAGGAGTGGCTGGCGGCCCAGGGCCAGCGCCTGGTGCCCCCGGTACTCGCGCAGCAGCTGGGCCAACTCGACGATCCCGGCTTCAGGCTGCTCTCGCATTGCACCGAGAAGACCAACGCGCCCGGCAGCCCCAAGGCGTGGCAGCAGGTGTTCGCCGCCTTCGGCTTCGAGCTGGAGCTGCTCAGTACCGGCTGCTGCGGGATGTCAGGCACCTATGGCCACGAGGCACGCAATGTCGAGATCTCGAAGACCATCTACGCCCAGTCGTGGCAGCCGGTGGTCGAGAGCGAGGCCAACCAGGGTCGGCTGCTGGCCACCGGCTACTCCTGTCGCAGCCAGGCCAAGCGGCTCTCCGATCAGGCCCTGCCGCACCCGCTGCAGGGGTTGCTGGCCCATCTGCGTCAGTTGAGCTGGTAA
- a CDS encoding DUF2905 domain-containing protein produces MSRSLIVIGLCIVAIGLFWPWLSKLPLGQLPGDIAIRRENFSLYFPITTMILLSLFISGLLWLLNR; encoded by the coding sequence ATGTCCCGCTCCCTGATCGTCATCGGCCTGTGTATCGTCGCCATTGGCTTGTTCTGGCCGTGGCTCTCCAAGCTGCCCCTCGGCCAGTTGCCGGGAGACATCGCCATTCGTCGCGAGAACTTCTCTCTCTATTTCCCGATCACCACCATGATCCTGCTGAGTCTGTTCATCAGCGGATTACTGTGGTTGCTCAATCGCTGA